The proteins below come from a single Corylus avellana chromosome ca3, CavTom2PMs-1.0 genomic window:
- the LOC132174197 gene encoding ankyrin repeat-containing protein BDA1-like, translated as MDGSLRDSAEQRNIDRSLRDAAEQGNIDALYVLIEKDAHVLDRVDKIPFVDTPLHIAVSAGHIPFVREIMGLKPSFARKLNQYGLTPLHIALQNHAFNFEKDYILQRKQAILVDRLVDFDKDFVRVRGREGVTPLHYVIQKGDLSFLRKFLEACPESLEDVTIRGENALHIALKYDMIDVFWYLVQWLGRACFKDAKLLQEKLLDGRDDDGNTLLHVAVSRNQPEVVLWLLDHEPLVWRLLDVGSVVHIKNLEGHTVLGILELQSQQTQVDNQRIGKILRQHCVRRLTTRLEHYLRSFITIFVKFYVGIRRRQTVITEERRNALLVVAGLLITVTYPVALSADQPNEFNCRSPSPINATRAGHFNCTARFNPDSESRDKFVGVFYGINTAVFYLTNVTLFFLVPPDFIGWLLTATCNPSPRRRPSTSPTGWNDTPNTTPVPPTASVIQQFLPRNRQEHKNRAVQSMDEIETQHSHKRKGRWKQPMTLSSPNSQMSKQMP; from the exons ATGGATGGGAGTCTGAGGGACTCTGCCGAGCAAAGAAACATTGATAGGAGTTTGAGAGATGCTGCTGAGCAAGGAAACATTGATGCCTTATACGTATTGATAGAGAAGGATGCACATGTTTTGGATAGGGTCGATAAGATTCCATTTGTTGACACGCCTTTACACATAGCTGTATCTGCCGGGCACATCCCTTTCGTCAGGGAGATCATGGGCTTAAAGCCCTCGTTTGCTAGGAAGCTTAACCAATATGGCTTAACCCCTCTTCACATTGCTTTGCAAAACCatgcttttaattttgaaaaagattaCATCTTGCAAAGAAAACAAGCCATTTTGGTTGACCGACTAGTTGATTTTGATAAGGACTTTGTCCGTGTCCGAGGAAGGGAGGGTGTGACTCCTTTGCATTACGTAATTCAAAAAGGCGACCTCTCTTTTTTGAGGAAGTTTTTAGAAGCTTGCCCCGAGTCTCTTGAAGATGTGACAATTCGAGGAGAGAATGCCCTGCATATAGCCCTGAAATATGACATGATCGATGTTTTTTGGTACCTAGTACAATGGCTTGGGCGGGCTTGTTTTAAAGATGCCAAGTTGTTGCAAGAGAAACTGCTTGATGGGCGGGATGACGACGGCAACACTCTTTTGCACGTTGCAGTATCCAGAAATCAACCTGAG GTAGTGTTGTGGTTATTGGATCATGAACCACTAGTGTGGAGGTTACTGGATGTTGGATCAGTAGTTCATATAAAGAATTTAGAGGGTCATACGGTGCTTGGCATCTTGGAACTCCAAAGCCAACAAACACAGGTGGACAACCAACGGATTGGAAAGATTCTACGACAACATTGTGTGAGGCGTTTAACAACTAGACTTGAACATTATTTAAGATCTTTTATAACAATATTTGTGAAGTTTTACGTAGGAATACGTCGCCGGCAAACAGTTATAACAGAGGAGAGGCGGAATGCGCTGTTGGTCGTTGCTGGCCTGCTAATAACGGTCACTTACCCAGTAGCACTCAGCGCTGATCAACCCAATGAGTTCAACTGCAGATCCCCGAGTCCGATCAACGCTACCCGTGCGGGTCACTTCAACTGCACAGCCCGGTTCAACCCTGACAGTGAATCTCGAGACAAATTTGTGGGAGTCTTTTACGGAATAAATACTGCCGTCTTTTACCTGACAAACGTTACACTTTTCTTCCTCGTCCCTCCCGATTTTATTGGATGGCTGCTCACC GCTACTTGTAATCCTTCACCTCGACGTCGGCCGTCAACTTCGCCAACTGGTTGGAACGATACACCAAATACTACTCCCGTGCCTCCAACAGCAAGCGTCATTCAGCAATTTCTACCTCGAAATCGCCAGGAGCACAAGAATAGGGCTGTCCAGTCAATGGATGAGATAGAGACGCAACACTCCCACAAAAGAAAGGGGAGGTGGAAGCAGCCGATGACTTTGTCTTCGCCAAACTCCCAGATGAGTAAACAAATGCCATGA